One part of the Streptomyces nigra genome encodes these proteins:
- a CDS encoding MBL fold metallo-hydrolase: MTVTWEDLGWERLADGVGRCRLPGWDCTVGLVAGDGAALAVDAGSSLAEGARLRTQAQWLTGHRVTHLALTHPHFDHVFGAAAFAGAEVYGPVGMGTVLEGRHAREELRADAVRHGLDAAAAEEAADALVVPRHPVSGEWTLDLGGGRQVLLANVGPAHTAHDLVVLVPGRLPGDPEVVFCGDLVEESGEPQAGPDAVPSHWPAALDRLLDLGGEDALYVPGHGAVVDAEFVRRQRDGLAARFGVSR, translated from the coding sequence ATGACGGTGACTTGGGAAGACCTGGGGTGGGAGCGGTTGGCGGACGGGGTGGGCCGGTGCCGTCTGCCGGGGTGGGACTGCACCGTGGGGCTGGTGGCGGGCGACGGCGCCGCGCTGGCCGTCGACGCCGGGTCGAGCCTCGCGGAGGGGGCGCGGCTGCGGACGCAGGCGCAGTGGCTCACGGGTCACCGTGTGACCCATCTCGCGCTGACCCACCCCCACTTCGATCATGTCTTCGGCGCCGCGGCCTTCGCGGGCGCGGAGGTCTACGGGCCGGTGGGCATGGGGACGGTCCTGGAGGGGCGGCACGCGCGCGAGGAGCTGCGCGCGGACGCGGTGCGCCACGGCCTGGACGCGGCGGCGGCCGAGGAGGCGGCGGACGCGCTGGTCGTGCCCCGCCATCCGGTGAGCGGCGAGTGGACGCTGGACCTCGGCGGCGGGCGGCAGGTCCTGCTGGCGAACGTGGGCCCGGCGCACACGGCGCACGATCTGGTGGTGCTGGTGCCGGGCCGGCTCCCCGGCGACCCGGAGGTGGTGTTCTGCGGCGACCTGGTGGAGGAGTCGGGGGAACCCCAGGCCGGCCCGGACGCCGTGCCCTCGCACTGGCCGGCCGCGCTGGACCGGCTGCTGGACCTCGGCGGTGAGGACGCGCTGTACGTACCCGGTCACGGAGCGGTGGTGGACGCGGAGTTCGTCCGGCGCCAGCGCGACGGGCTGGCCGCCAGATTCGGCGTGTCGCGGTGA
- a CDS encoding 16S rRNA (uracil(1498)-N(3))-methyltransferase: protein MTAPVFVVDTLEPTGAPRGPYVLDGPEGRHAVSVKRLRPGEAVVLTDGLGHWAEGVVTAAEGKDRLVVDLGAVAEEPAPRPTITVVQALPKGDRGELAVETMTETGVDRIVPWAASRCITQWKGERGAKALGKWRATAREAGKQSRRVRFPEVMDAATTKQVAGLLAEAAFAAVLHEDRDYGSRPLATAELPADGDLVLVVGPEGGVSPEELALFEAAGASAYRLGRSVLRTSTAGTAATALLLGRTGRWS from the coding sequence ATGACCGCGCCCGTCTTCGTCGTCGACACCCTGGAGCCCACCGGGGCCCCGCGCGGTCCGTACGTCCTCGACGGGCCCGAGGGGCGGCACGCCGTGTCCGTGAAGCGGCTGCGGCCCGGCGAGGCGGTCGTCCTCACCGACGGCCTGGGGCACTGGGCCGAGGGCGTCGTCACCGCCGCCGAGGGCAAGGACCGGCTCGTCGTCGACCTGGGCGCCGTCGCGGAGGAGCCCGCCCCCCGGCCGACGATCACCGTCGTGCAGGCGCTGCCCAAGGGCGACCGGGGCGAACTGGCCGTCGAGACCATGACCGAGACCGGCGTCGACCGGATCGTGCCGTGGGCGGCCTCGCGCTGCATCACCCAGTGGAAGGGCGAGCGCGGCGCGAAGGCCCTCGGCAAGTGGCGGGCCACCGCCCGCGAGGCCGGCAAGCAGTCGCGCCGGGTGCGCTTCCCCGAGGTCATGGACGCGGCGACGACCAAGCAGGTCGCCGGCCTTCTCGCGGAGGCCGCGTTCGCCGCCGTGCTGCACGAGGACCGGGACTACGGCAGCCGGCCGCTGGCGACCGCCGAACTGCCCGCCGACGGCGACCTGGTGCTCGTCGTCGGACCCGAAGGGGGCGTCTCCCCCGAGGAGCTGGCCCTGTTCGAGGCGGCGGGCGCGTCGGCGTACCGGCTCGGGCGGTCCGTGCTGCGCACCTCCACCGCCGGGACCGCCGCGACGGCCCTGCTGCTGGGCCGCACCGGCCGCTGGTCCTGA
- the hemW gene encoding radical SAM family heme chaperone HemW — MPSALPDGEPVPADGALPAHALTGAADRPLGFYLHVPYCATRCGYCDFNTYTATELRGSGGVLASRDNYAETLVDEIRLARKVLGDDPREVRTVFVGGGTPTLLAAGDLVRMLGAIRDEFGLAPDAEITTEANPESVDPAYLATLREGGFNRISFGMQSARQHVLKILDRTHTPGRPEACVAEARAAGFDHVNLDLIYGTPGESDDDWRASLEAAIGAGPDHVSAYALIVEEGTQLARRIRRGEVPMTDDDVHADRYLIAESVLSEAGYAWYEVSNWATSEAGRCLHNELYWRGADWWGAGPGAHSHVGGVRWWNVKHPGAYAAALAEGRSPGAGRELLSEEDRRVEGILLELRLREGAPLDLLREQGLAASRRALKEGLLKEEPYAEGRAVLTLRGRLLADAVVRDLVD; from the coding sequence ATGCCCTCCGCACTCCCCGACGGCGAGCCCGTCCCCGCCGACGGCGCGCTGCCCGCGCACGCGCTCACCGGCGCGGCCGACCGCCCCCTCGGTTTCTATCTGCACGTCCCGTACTGCGCGACCCGCTGCGGCTACTGCGACTTCAACACCTACACGGCGACCGAGCTGCGCGGCAGCGGCGGCGTCCTGGCGTCCCGGGACAACTACGCCGAGACCCTCGTCGACGAGATCCGTCTGGCCCGCAAGGTGCTCGGCGACGACCCGCGCGAGGTCCGCACGGTCTTCGTCGGCGGCGGTACGCCCACCCTGCTGGCCGCCGGCGACCTCGTACGGATGCTGGGGGCGATCCGCGACGAGTTCGGGCTGGCGCCGGACGCGGAGATCACCACCGAGGCCAACCCGGAGTCGGTCGACCCGGCCTATCTGGCCACGCTCCGCGAGGGCGGCTTCAACCGGATCTCGTTCGGCATGCAGAGCGCCAGGCAGCACGTCCTGAAGATCCTCGACCGCACGCACACCCCCGGCCGCCCCGAGGCCTGTGTCGCCGAGGCCCGCGCGGCCGGCTTCGACCATGTGAACCTGGACCTGATCTACGGCACCCCGGGCGAGTCGGACGACGACTGGCGGGCGTCCCTGGAGGCGGCGATCGGCGCCGGGCCCGACCATGTGTCGGCGTACGCCCTGATCGTCGAGGAGGGCACCCAGCTGGCCCGGCGCATCCGCCGCGGCGAGGTCCCGATGACCGACGACGACGTCCACGCCGACCGCTATCTGATCGCCGAGTCCGTCCTGTCCGAGGCGGGCTACGCCTGGTACGAGGTCTCGAACTGGGCGACCTCCGAGGCGGGCCGCTGCCTGCACAACGAGTTGTACTGGCGCGGCGCCGACTGGTGGGGCGCGGGTCCGGGCGCCCACTCCCACGTAGGCGGCGTGCGCTGGTGGAACGTCAAGCACCCCGGCGCATACGCGGCCGCCCTGGCGGAGGGCCGCTCCCCGGGCGCCGGCCGCGAGCTGCTGTCCGAGGAGGACAGAAGGGTCGAAGGCATCCTCCTGGAACTGAGACTCCGCGAGGGCGCCCCCCTGGACCTGCTGCGCGAGCAGGGCCTGGCGGCTTCGCGGCGGGCGCTGAAGGAAGGGCTGCTGAAGGAAGAGCCGTACGCGGAGGGGCGGGCGGTCCTCACCCTGCGAGGACGGCTGCTGGCCGACGCGGTGGTCCGGGACCTGGTGGACTGA
- the hrcA gene encoding heat-inducible transcriptional repressor HrcA, producing the protein MLSERRLQVLRAIVQDYVGTEEPVGSKALTERHNLGVSPATVRNDMAALEDEGYIAQPHTSAGRIPTDKGYRLFVDKLAGVKPMTPPERRAIQNFLDGAVDLDDVVARTVRLLAQLTRQVAVVQYPSLTRSTVRHVELLSLAPARVMLVLITDTGRVEQRMIDCPAPVGEASLADLRARLNSRVAGRRFTDVPRLVEDLPEAFDVEDRGTVSTVLSTLLETLVEENEERLMIGGTANLTRFGHDFPLTIRPVLEALEEQVVLLKLLGEAGDSGMTVRIGHENAYEGLNSTSVVSVGYGSGGEAVAKLGVVGPTRMDYPGTMGAVRAVARYVGQILAES; encoded by the coding sequence ATGCTGAGTGAACGCAGGCTCCAGGTGCTGCGCGCGATCGTCCAGGACTACGTCGGGACGGAGGAGCCGGTGGGCTCCAAGGCGCTCACCGAGCGGCACAACCTCGGCGTCTCCCCGGCGACCGTACGCAACGACATGGCGGCCCTGGAGGACGAGGGCTACATCGCGCAGCCGCACACCAGCGCCGGGCGCATCCCCACCGACAAGGGCTACCGCCTCTTCGTCGACAAGCTCGCCGGTGTGAAGCCGATGACCCCGCCCGAGCGGCGCGCCATCCAGAACTTCCTCGACGGCGCCGTCGACCTCGACGACGTCGTCGCCCGCACGGTGCGGCTGCTCGCGCAGCTCACCCGGCAGGTCGCCGTCGTCCAGTACCCGTCGCTGACCCGGTCCACCGTCCGGCACGTCGAGCTGCTCTCGCTCGCCCCCGCGCGCGTGATGCTCGTCCTGATCACGGACACCGGCCGGGTCGAGCAGCGGATGATCGACTGCCCGGCCCCCGTCGGCGAGGCCTCGCTCGCGGACCTGCGCGCCCGGCTGAACAGCCGGGTCGCCGGCCGGCGCTTCACCGACGTGCCCCGGCTCGTCGAGGACCTGCCCGAGGCCTTCGACGTCGAGGACCGCGGCACCGTCTCGACCGTGCTCTCCACCCTCCTGGAGACACTCGTCGAGGAGAACGAGGAGCGGCTGATGATCGGCGGCACCGCCAATCTGACCCGCTTCGGACATGACTTCCCCCTCACCATCCGGCCGGTCCTGGAAGCCCTGGAGGAGCAGGTCGTCCTCCTCAAGTTGCTTGGCGAGGCCGGGGATTCGGGCATGACCGTGCGGATCGGGCACGAGAACGCCTACGAGGGACTCAACTCCACGTCCGTGGTCTCGGTGGGCTACGGTTCGGGCGGCGAGGCAGTCGCCAAGCTCGGCGTGGTCGGACCGACCCGCATGGATTACCCGGGAACGATGGGAGCGGTACGCGCAGTGGCACGTTACGTCGGACAGATCCTGGCGGAGTCGTAG
- a CDS encoding nitronate monooxygenase, translated as MSSALTDLLPHPIVQAPMAGGVSLPQLAAAVSEAGGLGFLAAGYKTADGMYQEIKQLRSLTQRPFGVNLFMPQPEYPGASTGSTGAAGAAPSNAAAVDVYAHQLAGEAAWYETELGDRDSGRDDGYDAKLAVLLDNPVPVVSFHFGVPGADVLESLRRAGTFTLVTATTPDEALAVERAGADAVIAQGVEAGGHQGTHRDNPEAECAGLGVLTLVSQIRETVNIPVVAAGGIMRGSQIAAVLAAGATAAQLGTAFLATHESGANAVHKQALTNPLFTRTELTRAFTGRPARGLVNRFLREHGPYAPAAYPEVHHLTAPLRKKAAASGDAQGMALWAGQGHRQARELPAGRLVEVLAVELEAASTALSAHPKGPSR; from the coding sequence ATGTCCTCCGCACTGACCGATCTCCTGCCTCACCCGATCGTGCAGGCACCCATGGCCGGCGGCGTCTCCCTGCCGCAGCTCGCCGCCGCCGTGTCCGAGGCCGGGGGGCTGGGCTTTCTCGCCGCCGGGTACAAGACGGCCGACGGGATGTACCAGGAGATCAAGCAGCTGCGGAGCCTGACCCAGCGCCCCTTCGGCGTCAACCTCTTCATGCCCCAGCCGGAGTATCCCGGTGCAAGCACCGGCTCCACCGGAGCGGCCGGCGCCGCACCCTCCAATGCGGCGGCCGTCGACGTCTACGCCCACCAGCTGGCCGGTGAGGCCGCCTGGTACGAGACCGAGCTGGGGGACCGTGACAGCGGCCGGGACGACGGCTACGACGCCAAGCTCGCCGTGCTGCTCGACAACCCGGTGCCGGTCGTCTCCTTCCACTTCGGCGTCCCCGGCGCCGACGTGCTGGAGTCCCTCCGGCGCGCCGGGACCTTCACGCTCGTCACGGCCACCACCCCGGACGAGGCCCTCGCCGTCGAGCGGGCCGGCGCGGACGCCGTGATCGCCCAGGGCGTCGAGGCCGGCGGCCACCAGGGCACCCATCGCGACAACCCGGAGGCCGAGTGCGCCGGGCTCGGCGTGCTGACCCTGGTCTCCCAGATCCGGGAGACCGTGAACATCCCCGTGGTCGCCGCCGGGGGCATCATGCGGGGCAGCCAGATCGCCGCCGTCCTCGCCGCCGGTGCCACGGCCGCCCAGCTCGGTACCGCCTTCCTGGCCACCCATGAGTCCGGCGCGAACGCCGTGCACAAGCAGGCGCTCACCAACCCGCTGTTCACCCGGACCGAGCTGACCCGCGCCTTCACCGGCCGCCCCGCCCGCGGCCTCGTCAACCGCTTCCTGCGCGAGCACGGCCCGTACGCCCCCGCGGCCTACCCCGAGGTGCACCACCTGACCGCGCCGCTGCGCAAGAAGGCCGCCGCCTCCGGCGACGCGCAGGGCATGGCGCTGTGGGCCGGGCAGGGCCACCGCCAGGCCCGGGAGCTGCCCGCGGGCCGGCTCGTGGAGGTCCTGGCCGTCGAGCTCGAGGCGGCCTCGACAGCGTTGTCCGCCCACCCGAAGGGACCCTCCCGATGA
- a CDS encoding S41 family peptidase: MTQPATSAPAQPAYLRYPHLHGDLVAFTAEDDVWLAPLDGGRAWRVSADNVPVTSPRISPDGTTVAWTSTRDGAPEVHIAPVDGGPSTRLTHWGSPRTRVRGWTPDGRVLATSTWGQAGSRRTWAHAVPLDGGPATTLPYGPVGDVVHGPRLLLASAPMGLEAARWKRYRGGTAGKLWIDRDGDGAFVRLHEELDGNLECPLWVGDRVAFLSDHEGVGALYSSLADGTDLRRHTPIDGFYARHAAGDGSRVVHASAGDLWLLDDLDTAEPRRLAVRLGGQRTDRRPYVLNAARWFGSASPDHTARGSAVAVRGSVHWVTHRSGPARALAAEPGVRARLPRTFRTDGEEWVVWVTDAEGEDALEFAPATGLAPGTTPRRLAAGRLGRVLELAMAPDGSRAAVAAHDGRLLLVERDSGEVREVDRSADGNVSGLVFSPDSAWLAWAHPGPDPLSQLKLANTTDLSVSEATPLRFRDYAPAFTHDGKHLVFLSTRAFDPVYDEHVFDLAFVVGSRPHLITLAATTPSPFGPQRHGRAFDAPDKDETPDSEGTPATRIDLEGLADRIVPFPVEAARYSHLRAAKDGVLWLRHPVQGALGAARASLDDPEPKTELERYDLVQRRVEHLADDADHFEVSGDGRRVLLWTDRRLKVVPSDRRASGDEDGDSNITVDLGRVRRRVDPAAEWRQMFEETGRIMRDHFWRADMNGVDWAGVLDRYRPLLDKVATHDDLVDLLWEVQGELGTSHAYVGSRGYGGGPRQGLLGADISRHEDGSWRIDRILPSETSDPEARAPLAAPGVAVRPGDAIAAVAGMPVDPVTGPGPLLVGTAGKPVELTIAPAGGGDARHTVVVPVADEQPLRYHAWVADRRAYVHERSGGRLGYLHVPDMQAPGWAQIHRDLRVEVAREGLVVDVRENGGGHTSQLVVEKLARRIVGWEMPRGMRPNSYPMDAPRGPVVAVANEFSGSDGDIVNAAIKALGLGPVVGTRTWGGVIGIDSRYHLVDGTLVTQPKYAIWLEGFGWDVENHGVDPDVEVVQRPQDWVAGRDAQLDEAIRLALEALETRPAKTPPALPER, from the coding sequence GTGACACAGCCCGCGACCTCCGCTCCGGCCCAGCCCGCCTACCTGCGGTACCCGCATCTGCACGGCGACCTCGTCGCGTTCACCGCGGAGGACGACGTCTGGCTCGCCCCGCTCGACGGCGGCCGCGCCTGGCGGGTCAGCGCCGACAACGTCCCCGTCACCTCGCCGCGCATCTCGCCCGACGGCACCACCGTCGCCTGGACGTCGACCCGCGACGGCGCCCCCGAGGTGCACATCGCGCCGGTCGACGGCGGCCCCTCGACCCGCCTCACCCACTGGGGCAGCCCGCGCACCCGGGTCCGGGGCTGGACCCCGGACGGCCGGGTCCTCGCCACCAGCACCTGGGGCCAGGCCGGCAGCCGCCGCACCTGGGCGCACGCCGTCCCGCTGGACGGCGGACCCGCCACCACCCTGCCGTACGGGCCCGTCGGCGACGTCGTGCACGGGCCGCGGCTGCTGCTCGCCTCCGCGCCGATGGGTCTGGAGGCCGCCCGCTGGAAGCGCTACCGGGGCGGCACCGCGGGCAAGCTGTGGATCGACCGCGACGGCGACGGCGCATTCGTCCGGCTGCACGAGGAGCTGGACGGGAACCTGGAGTGCCCCCTGTGGGTGGGCGACCGGGTCGCGTTCCTCTCCGACCACGAGGGCGTGGGCGCCCTGTACTCGTCCCTCGCCGACGGCACCGACCTGCGCCGCCACACGCCGATCGACGGCTTCTATGCCCGGCACGCCGCCGGGGACGGCTCCCGGGTCGTCCACGCGAGCGCCGGCGACCTGTGGCTGCTCGACGACCTGGACACGGCCGAGCCGCGGCGCCTCGCCGTCCGGCTCGGCGGACAGCGCACCGACCGGCGGCCGTACGTGCTGAACGCCGCCCGCTGGTTCGGCTCCGCGTCCCCCGACCACACCGCGCGCGGCAGCGCCGTCGCCGTCCGCGGCAGCGTCCACTGGGTCACCCACCGCTCCGGGCCCGCCCGCGCCCTCGCCGCCGAGCCCGGCGTCCGCGCCCGGCTGCCGCGCACCTTCCGCACGGACGGCGAGGAGTGGGTGGTGTGGGTGACGGACGCGGAGGGCGAGGACGCCCTCGAGTTCGCCCCGGCCACCGGTCTCGCGCCGGGCACCACCCCGCGCCGGCTCGCCGCCGGACGGCTCGGACGGGTGCTGGAGCTCGCCATGGCCCCCGACGGCAGCCGGGCCGCGGTCGCCGCGCACGACGGACGGCTCCTGCTCGTCGAACGGGACAGCGGCGAGGTCCGCGAGGTCGACCGCAGCGCCGACGGCAATGTCTCGGGGCTGGTCTTCTCGCCCGATTCGGCCTGGCTCGCCTGGGCGCATCCCGGCCCCGACCCGCTGTCCCAGCTGAAGCTCGCCAACACCACCGATCTGTCGGTGTCCGAGGCGACCCCGCTGCGGTTCCGGGACTACGCGCCCGCGTTCACCCACGACGGCAAGCACCTGGTGTTCCTGTCCACCCGGGCCTTCGACCCCGTCTACGACGAGCACGTCTTCGACCTCGCCTTCGTGGTGGGCTCCCGGCCGCATCTGATCACGCTCGCCGCGACCACCCCGTCGCCCTTCGGCCCGCAGCGGCACGGGCGCGCCTTCGACGCCCCGGACAAGGACGAGACGCCCGACAGCGAGGGCACCCCGGCCACCCGGATCGACCTGGAGGGCCTCGCCGACCGGATCGTGCCCTTCCCGGTCGAGGCCGCCCGCTACTCGCATCTGCGGGCCGCCAAGGACGGTGTGCTGTGGCTGCGGCATCCCGTGCAGGGCGCGCTCGGCGCGGCCCGGGCCAGCCTCGACGACCCCGAGCCGAAGACCGAGCTGGAGCGCTACGACCTCGTGCAGCGGCGGGTGGAGCATCTCGCCGACGACGCCGACCACTTCGAGGTCAGCGGCGACGGCCGGCGGGTGCTGCTGTGGACGGACCGGCGGCTCAAGGTCGTCCCGAGCGACCGGCGGGCCTCCGGCGACGAGGACGGCGACTCGAACATCACCGTGGACCTCGGCCGGGTCCGCCGGCGCGTCGACCCGGCGGCGGAGTGGCGCCAGATGTTCGAGGAGACCGGGCGCATCATGCGCGACCACTTCTGGCGGGCCGACATGAACGGCGTCGACTGGGCGGGCGTCCTCGACCGCTACCGGCCGCTGCTGGACAAGGTGGCCACCCACGACGACCTGGTCGACCTGCTGTGGGAGGTCCAGGGCGAGCTGGGCACCTCGCACGCGTACGTCGGCTCGCGCGGCTACGGCGGCGGGCCCCGGCAGGGCCTGCTCGGCGCGGACATCTCCCGCCATGAGGACGGCAGTTGGCGGATCGACCGGATCCTGCCGTCGGAGACCTCCGACCCGGAGGCACGGGCGCCGCTGGCCGCCCCGGGCGTCGCCGTGCGCCCCGGGGACGCGATCGCCGCGGTGGCCGGGATGCCGGTGGACCCGGTGACCGGGCCGGGACCGCTGCTGGTCGGCACCGCGGGCAAGCCGGTGGAGCTGACGATCGCGCCGGCCGGCGGCGGGGACGCCCGGCACACCGTCGTCGTCCCGGTCGCCGACGAGCAGCCGCTGCGCTACCACGCGTGGGTCGCGGACCGGCGGGCGTACGTCCACGAGCGGTCCGGCGGCCGGCTCGGCTATCTGCACGTGCCGGACATGCAGGCGCCCGGCTGGGCCCAGATCCACCGTGACCTGCGGGTCGAGGTGGCCCGCGAGGGCCTGGTCGTCGACGTGCGGGAGAACGGCGGCGGGCACACCTCGCAGCTGGTCGTGGAGAAGCTCGCCCGGCGCATCGTCGGCTGGGAGATGCCGCGCGGCATGCGGCCGAACAGCTATCCCATGGACGCGCCGCGCGGTCCGGTGGTGGCCGTGGCGAACGAGTTCTCCGGCTCCGACGGCGACATCGTCAACGCGGCGATCAAGGCGCTCGGCCTGGGCCCGGTCGTCGGCACCCGCACCTGGGGCGGGGTCATCGGCATCGACAGCCGCTACCACCTGGTCGACGGCACCCTGGTCACCCAGCCCAAGTACGCCATCTGGCTGGAGGGGTTCGGCTGGGACGTGGAGAACCACGGGGTCGACCCGGACGTCGAGGTGGTCCAGCGCCCGCAGGACTGGGTGGCGGGCCGGGACGCGCAGCTGGACGAGGCGATCCGCCTCGCGCTGGAGGCGCTGGAGACCCGTCCGGCGAAGACCCCGCCGGCCCTGCCGGAGCGCTGA
- the dnaJ gene encoding molecular chaperone DnaJ, which yields MATDYYAVLGVRRDASQEEIKKAFRRLARELHPDVNPDPKTQERFKEINAAYEVLSDPQKKQVYDLGGDPLSQAGGGGAGGFGAGGFGNFSDIMDAFFGTASQRGPRSRTRRGQDAMIRLEVELDEAAFGTTKDIQVDTAVVCNTCSGEGAAPGTSAQTCDMCRGRGEVSQVTRSFLGQVMTSRPCPQCQGFGTVVPTPCPECAGDGRVRSRRTLTVKIPAGVDNGTRIQLAGEGEVGPGGGPAGDLYVEIHELPHSTFQRRGDDLHCTVTIPMTAAALGTKVPLETLDGMEEVDIRPGTQSGQSIPLHGRGVTHLRGGGRGDLVVHVEVQTPTKLDPEQERLLRELSKLRGEERPQGQFQPGQQGLFSRLKDAFNGR from the coding sequence GTGGCCACGGACTACTACGCCGTGCTCGGCGTGCGTCGCGACGCGTCGCAGGAAGAGATCAAGAAGGCCTTCCGGCGGCTCGCCCGCGAGCTGCACCCGGACGTCAACCCGGACCCGAAGACCCAGGAGCGGTTCAAGGAGATCAACGCCGCCTACGAGGTGCTGTCGGACCCGCAGAAGAAGCAGGTCTACGACCTCGGCGGCGACCCGCTGTCCCAGGCGGGCGGCGGCGGCGCGGGCGGCTTCGGCGCCGGCGGCTTCGGCAACTTCTCCGACATCATGGACGCGTTCTTCGGCACGGCCTCCCAGCGGGGCCCGCGCTCGAGGACGCGGCGGGGCCAGGACGCGATGATCCGGCTGGAGGTCGAGCTCGACGAGGCGGCCTTCGGCACCACGAAGGACATCCAGGTCGACACCGCCGTCGTCTGCAACACCTGCAGCGGCGAGGGCGCCGCCCCCGGCACCTCCGCCCAGACCTGTGACATGTGCCGCGGTCGCGGCGAGGTGTCGCAGGTGACGCGGTCCTTCCTCGGCCAGGTCATGACCTCGCGCCCCTGCCCGCAGTGCCAGGGCTTCGGCACGGTCGTCCCGACGCCGTGCCCGGAGTGCGCGGGCGACGGACGTGTGCGGTCCCGCCGCACCCTCACCGTCAAGATCCCGGCCGGTGTCGACAACGGCACGCGGATCCAGCTCGCCGGTGAGGGCGAGGTCGGCCCCGGCGGCGGTCCCGCCGGCGACCTCTACGTCGAGATCCACGAGCTGCCGCACAGCACCTTCCAGCGGCGCGGCGACGACCTGCACTGCACCGTCACCATCCCGATGACGGCGGCGGCGCTCGGCACCAAGGTGCCGCTGGAGACGCTGGACGGCATGGAGGAGGTCGACATCCGGCCCGGCACCCAGTCCGGCCAGTCGATCCCGCTGCACGGCCGCGGTGTCACGCATCTGCGCGGCGGCGGCCGGGGCGACCTCGTCGTCCACGTCGAGGTGCAGACCCCGACCAAGCTCGACCCGGAGCAGGAGCGCCTGCTGCGCGAGCTGTCCAAGCTGCGCGGCGAGGAGCGGCCCCAGGGCCAGTTCCAGCCCGGTCAGCAGGGGCTGTTCTCGCGCCTGAAGGACGCCTTCAACGGACGCTGA
- a CDS encoding DUF3097 domain-containing protein — protein MRQYSPDLTPPWKKPTSVPEVPAEPGLVVEEPGTGFCGAVIRCEAGTVTLEDRFGKHRVFPLEPRGFLLEDRVVTLVRPAAGPARPARTASGSVAVPGARARVARAGRIYVEGRHDAELVEKVWGDDLRIEGVVVEYLEGVDDLPSIVADFAPGPDARLGVLVDPLEPGSKEWRIAQAVTSEHALVVGHPYIDIWEAVKPSSLGIESWPRVPHGQDWKKGVCRALGWPPDNTGAVWQAILKRVGSYKDLEPELLGRVEELIDFVTAGGGD, from the coding sequence ATGCGCCAGTACTCCCCGGACCTGACCCCGCCCTGGAAGAAGCCCACGTCCGTGCCCGAGGTCCCGGCGGAGCCGGGCCTGGTGGTCGAGGAGCCCGGTACGGGCTTCTGCGGCGCGGTGATCCGCTGCGAGGCGGGCACGGTCACCCTGGAGGACCGCTTCGGCAAGCACCGGGTGTTCCCGCTGGAGCCCCGGGGCTTTCTGCTGGAGGACCGCGTGGTCACCCTGGTGAGGCCGGCGGCGGGCCCGGCCCGCCCGGCACGCACGGCGTCCGGCTCCGTGGCGGTCCCCGGCGCGCGGGCGCGGGTGGCCCGGGCGGGGCGCATCTATGTGGAGGGCCGGCACGACGCCGAGCTGGTCGAGAAGGTGTGGGGCGACGACCTGCGCATCGAGGGCGTGGTCGTGGAGTACCTGGAGGGCGTCGACGACCTGCCGTCGATCGTGGCGGACTTCGCGCCCGGCCCCGACGCGCGGCTGGGCGTCCTGGTGGACCCCCTGGAGCCGGGCTCGAAGGAGTGGCGGATCGCACAGGCGGTGACCAGCGAGCACGCGCTGGTCGTCGGCCACCCGTACATCGACATCTGGGAGGCCGTGAAGCCCTCGTCCCTGGGCATCGAGTCCTGGCCCCGGGTCCCGCACGGCCAGGACTGGAAGAAGGGCGTCTGCCGCGCCCTGGGCTGGCCGCCGGACAACACCGGCGCGGTCTGGCAGGCCATCCTGAAACGGGTCGGCTCCTACAAGGACCTGGAACCGGAGCTGCTGGGCCGCGTGGAGGAACTGATCGACTTCGTCACGGCGGGCGGCGGCGACTGA